The following are encoded together in the Zygosaccharomyces rouxii strain CBS732 chromosome C complete sequence genome:
- the MSF1 gene encoding phenylalanine--tRNA ligase (similar to uniprot|P08425 Saccharomyces cerevisiae YPR047W) — MLKCSTFTNALKGSLRLYSVVSAPLNICGKKYATDEKMTNVTQSIVDLTGRGLHLNDSHPVGILRDAIETKLNSTDGAFKCYNEFLPVVSVHENFNSLGFPADHPGRSKSDTYYVNGDQLLRTHTSAHEMECFAHIRNGESKQSGFLISADVYRRDEIDRTHYPVFHQMEGCRLWTRKPQDGHIKQLQDDLSKLKSQLSQQKTKIIVEDDTSQEGNPKQDYMSHDEVELCSQHLKRSVELVVAEVFERKLESMRREEGLEIPSELRCRWIKAYFPWTAPSWEIEVWWQGDWLELCGCGLVQQEVLNNAGFPAESTISWAFGLGLDRIAMLLFEIPDIRLFWTQDERFHNQFEKGLISTFKPYSKYPGSTRDMAFWLPSDKDFQDIHTNDIMEIVRTVAGDLVENVKLVDQFTHPKKLKKSQCYRINYQSMDRNITNSEVNELQNEVARQLIERFGVEIR, encoded by the coding sequence ATGCTGAAGTGTTCTACTTTCACAAATGCCTTGAAGGGCAGTTTAAGGCTCTACAGTGTGGTTTCAGCTCCATTAAATATCTGTGGTAAAAAATATGCTactgatgaaaaaatgaCGAATGTCACTCAGTCGATTGTGGATCTAACTGGTCGTGGATTGCATTTGAACGATTCACATCCTGTGGGAATCCTCAGAGATGCCATCGAAACCAAATTGAACTCCACGGATGGTGCATTTAAATGCTACAACGAATTCCTACCAGTGGTTTCTGTCCatgaaaattttaattcattgGGGTTCCCAGCTGATCATCCAGGTAGATCCAAGTCTGATACCTACTATGTCAACGGTGATCAACTATTAAGAACTCACACTTCTGCACATGAGATGGAATGTTTTGCCCATATTCGTAATGGTGAATCGAAACAATCAGGATTTTTGATATCTGCAGACGTCTACAGAAgggatgaaattgatagaaCCCATTATCCAGTCTTCCACCAGATGGAAGGTTGTCGTTTGTGGACTAGAAAACCCCAAGATGGTCATATTAAACAACTACAAGatgatttatccaaattaaAATCCCAGTTATCTCAACAAAAGACCAAGATCATTGTAGAGGATGACACTTCGCAGGAAGGTAATCCAAAACAAGACTATATGAGCCATGATGAAGTTGAGTTATGTTCGCAGCATCTGAAAAGATCTGTTGAATTGGTCGTTGCAGAAGTGTTCGAAAGAAAACTGGAGAGTATGAGGCGTGAAGAAGGTCTTGAAATCCCCAGTGAATTGAGATGTCGCTGGATCAAAGCCTATTTCCCCTGGACCGCCCCATCCTGGGAAATTGAAGTCTGGTGGCAAGGTGATTGGTTAGAACTCTGTGGATGTGGTTTAGTACAACAAGAAGTATTGAACAATGCGGGCTTCCCTGCGGAAAGTACAATTTCATGGGCATTTGGTCTCGGACTCGATCGTATCGCCATGCTTCTATTCGAAATTCCAGATATCAGACTTTTTTGGACCCAAGATGAACGTTTCCAcaatcaatttgaaaagggcTTAATCAGTACTTTCAAACCTTATTCTAAATACCCTGGCAGTACGAGAGACATGGCATTTTGGTTACCAAGTGATAAAGATTTTCAAGATATTCACACTAACGACATTATGGAAATTGTAAGAACAGTAGCGGGGGACCTAGTAGAAAATGTCAAACTAGTTGACCAATTTACTCATCCAAAGAAACTCAAAAAATCGCAATGTTATCGTATCAACTACCAATCGATGGATAGAAATATTACAAATAGCGAGGTCAACGAATTACAGAATGAAGTCGCAAGACAACTAATAGAAAGATTTGGCGTGGAAATCAGATAG
- a CDS encoding Rab family GTPase (highly similar to uniprot|P36017 Saccharomyces cerevisiae YOR089C VPS21 Rab5-like GTPase involved in vacuolar protein sorting and endocytosis post vesicle internalization geranylgeranylated geranylgeranylation required for membrane association), whose amino-acid sequence MNSSVTSIKLVLLGEAAVGKSSIVLRFVSNDFSENKEPTIGAAFLTQRVNIGEQTVKFEIWDTAGQERFASLAPMYYRNAQAALVVYDITKPQSFIKARHWVKELHEQASKGIVIALVGNKLDMIENGGERKVAKEEAEKLAEEEGLLFFETSAKSGENVNEVFLGIGEKIPIKKPGEQANEQSGLRITDDQRVDLTNSVNGPVRSAGCNC is encoded by the coding sequence ATGAATTCATCGGTTACATCGATCAAACTAGTCCTATTGGGTGAAGCGGCAgttggtaaatcttcaataGTGCTGAGATTTGTTTCAAACGATTTCTCTGAGAATAAAGAACCAACTATTGGAGCAGCATTTTTGACTCAGAGGGTTAATATTGGAGAACAAActgttaaatttgaaatatggGATACCGCAGGACAAGAAAGATTTGCATCACTCGCACCCATGTACTATAGAAATGCGCAAGCTGCATTGGTGGTATACGACATTACAAAACCTCAATCATTTATTAAAGCTCGTCATTGGGTAAAAGAGTTACACGAACAGGCAAGTAAAGGTATCGTTATTGCACTTGTAGGGAATAAATTAGATATGATCGAAAATGGTGGCGAAAGGAAAGTTGCCAAGgaagaagcagaaaaactagcagaagaagaaggattaCTATTCTTCGAGACCAGTGCGAAGAGTGGTGAGAATGTCAATGAAGTGTTTTTGggtattggtgaaaagattccaatCAAGAAACCAGGTGAACAGGCTAATGAACAGAGTGGTTTAAGAATTACAGACGATCAAAGGGTAGATCTAACCAATTCCGTCAATGGACCAGTGAGGTCTGCTGGTTGCAATTGTTAA
- the TMA46 gene encoding translation machinery-associated protein TMA46 (similar to uniprot|Q12000 Saccharomyces cerevisiae YOR091W RBF46 Hypothetical ORF), producing MPPKKQQQQAPKKKENVDKTFGMKNKNRSTKVQRFIKQVQTQSDPKKEELKQKKLEEKKRKEAEEAERRALFNAALDQRVGHGVDPKSVVCVMFKMGNCNKGSKCKFSHDLNVGRRVEKKDLYQDSRKEQEQDTMDKWDEDKLRSVIFSKHGNPRTTTDKVCKYFIEAVENGKYGWFWVCPNGGDKCMYKHALPEGFVLKTKDQRRLEREAEESQPRITLEEFIETERGKLDKTKLTPITMENFAIWKKDHVTKKLNLEKKEQEKNKPTGREVVLRLYMDNKKFDENDIHDMTKGSEIDLTEFKKALKDADDDGIKDYGDGSNPTFEIKPAKVEPKTASA from the coding sequence ATGCCTCCAAagaagcagcagcagcaagctccaaagaagaaggaaaatgTCGACAAGACATTTGGtatgaagaacaagaatagATCTACCAAGGTCCAAAGATTCATCAAGCAGGTTCAGACCCAGTCAGATCCTAAGAAGGAGGAGttgaaacaaaagaaattggaagagaagaagagaaaagaagctgaagaagcAGAGCGGAGAGCACTTTTCAACGCAGCTTTGGACCAAAGAGTGGGTCATGGTGTGGACCCAAAATCTGTGGTATGTGTCATGTTTAAGATGGGTAATTGTAACAAGGGTTCAAAATGTAAGTTTTCACACGATTTGAACGTGGGTCGTAGagtggaaaagaaagatttgTACCAAGACTCTAggaaagaacaagaacaagataCTATGGATAAATGGGATGAAGACAAGTTGAGAAGCGttatcttttcaaaacaCGGTAACCCAAGGACGACAACTGATAAGGTGTGCAAATATTTCATCGAAGCTGTGGAAAATGGGAAATACGGCTGGTTCTGGGTTTGCCCCAACGGCGGTGATAAATGTATGTACAAACACGCTCTGCCGGAAGGGTTTGTACTAAAGACCAAGGACCAGAGGAGATTAGAGagagaagcagaagaatcTCAACCAAGAATTacattagaagaatttattgaaactgaaagaggaaaattggataaaacAAAATTGACACCTATTACAATGGAAAACTTTGCTATATGGAAGAAGGACCATGttacaaagaaattgaacttagaaaagaaagaacaagaaaagaataaacCAACAGGTCGTGAAGTCGTTCTGAGATTATACATGGACAATAAGAAATtcgatgaaaatgatattcATGATATGACGAAGGGATCTGAAATTGACCTGACTGAATTCAAGAAGGCTCTTAAGGatgctgatgatgatggtatCAAAGATTATGGTGATGGTAGTAACCCAacctttgaaatcaaaCCTGCAAAGGTGGAGCCAAAGACTGCATCTGCCTAA
- a CDS encoding S-adenosylmethionine-dependent methyltransferase (similar to uniprot|P53934 Saccharomyces cerevisiae YNL092W Putative S-adenosylmethionine-dependent methyltransferase of the seven beta-strand family) gives MLSSEEAEQETRALEQVLAAYSGYKSFAQREYYLPRYKKWRSLSDHQKELIPWYGDYLEDLRNAIECNAAFLQEVVLFAQAMVGISSNVNQWPTPSRVDMEKTVSMISQVYREWSQESKPERDLSTYRILQGLQAYEKQKGTSRNAIKVLIPGAGTGRLMADLVIQGYNCESNEFSYHMLVMSMYILNGGLKEGQKKIYPFIHAFSHWKSRTDQLKPISIPDFNIHEQLAHNDRMAMSSGSFIDCYGSNEKIRASNTYSISPAMKLTRAQMESVFDVVITNFFIDTASNIIDYLHSISHVLTPGGLWINFGPLLYHFECDDQVEDTYEVDPFTGEKTDIHEDVPLKGLELTADEILEVSINKLNFKCLDKEFAVHSGYGRSPSLNAVPGYMCNYWVLQKEGMKQT, from the coding sequence ATGCTCTCTTCAGAAGAAGCTGAACAGGAAACAAGGGCACTAGAACAAGTTTTAGCCGCTTATAGCGGTTATAAATCGTTTGCCCAACGAGAGTATTACTTACCGAGGTACAAGAAGTGGCGATCATTATCTGATCACCAGAAAGAGCTAATACCCTGGTATGGTGATtatttagaagatttaagAAATGCCATTGAATGTAATGCCGCCTTTCTCCAGGAAGTAGTTCTTTTTGCTCAAGCTATGGTGGGGATCTCATCGAATGTAAATCAATGGCCTACACCGAGTAGAGTAGATATGGAAAAGACTGTTTCGATGATTTCTCAGGTCTACAGAGAATGGTCTCAAGAAAGTAAGCCTGAGAGAGATCTGTCTACTTATAGAATACTACAAGGTTTGCAAGCGTATGAGAAACAGAAAGGTACCAGTAGAAATGCAATCAAGGTTTTGATTCCAGGTGCTGGGACTGGTAGATTAATGGCGGATTTAGTAATACAAGGTTACAATTGTGAGAGTAATGAATTTTCATACCATATGTTGGTGATGTCCATGTATATTCTGAATGGGGGGTTAAAAGAGGGccaaaagaagatttatcCATTCATTCACGCTTTTTCACATTGGAAAAGTAGAACTGATCAATTAAAGCCTATTTCTATCCCAGATTTCAACATTCACGAACAATTGGCTCATAATGATCGAATGGCTATGAGTAGTGGATCTTTTATCGATTGTTATGGTTCTAACGAAAAAATTAGAGCTTCTAATACATATTCCATATCGCCTGCGATGAAATTGACAAGAGCTCAAATGGAATCTGTTTTTGATGTGGtaattaccaatttcttcatcgataCCGCTTCCAACATTATAGATTATCTTCATTCGATATCTCACGTCTTGACTCCAGGTGGGTTATGGATTAACTTTGGTCCACTTCTATATCATTTCGAATGTGATGATCAAGTGGAAGACACGTATGAAGTGGATCCATTTACGGGTGAAAAAACTGATATTCATGAAGATGTTCCACTAAAAGGTCTTGAATTGACAGCGGACGAAATTTTGGAGGTGTCTATTAACAAATTAAACTTTAAATGCCTGGACAAAGAATTTGCAGTTCATTCGGGATATGGACGTTCACCAAGCCTAAATGCAGTACCAGGTTACATGTGTAACTACTGGGTATTGCAGAAGGAGGGGATGAAGCAAACATAG
- the YVC1 gene encoding Yvc1p (similar to uniprot|Q12324 Saccharomyces cerevisiae YOR088W Calcium channel YVC1) — translation MSSLPVTQDDYNAASFKAPTPRQVLRVALNLKFLIDKVIPIDYDINQVTCQHSRILNHQVIQLTREACGGNRNDKESLRKYQSVLLFALLKVSGWYNELSVKELHNTELYKLRSIAAQHLCKIIIEFEENVDLHYLFLQMLLHRYSMNENDVDSEPLSVVELAADMHATIVIGSSGFQRCISWLWRGWIIQAPDEPTTFVRDATISSMSFKDHFSPERIKTPKYQNILQISFSILFLILYTLVVNEKDSTHVEPFDLAEVIFYCFTLGNLIDEAVKIYYIGFAYLAFWNVFNDTLYTIIGVSFVLRVVSLGLVSTKYSAESWDMLSYRILSCAAPFVWSRLLLYLESVQFVGLMLVVLKFMMTESIVFFVMLLLIMIGFLQGFIGLDASDGNIEIAGPIMRNLVMTVVGAGGFDTFKSFAPPYAAILWYFYCFIVTVILLNILIALYSNAYQKVVENASDEYMALMCEKTLRFIRAPDEYVFVPPLNIIELALKPLEYIISEKNSDRLTHFIMCAIYSPTLLIVAILEVRTAKRIQYNRMTKLQDDANESDEVWDLTDGFVDNGSNLFFDENNDGIHDTRVKNSRALKKQIEAERADPHFPVSPEWHKKVKKSVQPVQEGFQTGVGWELFDLYNQAETRYKKSENKVDELTQAVNELVTLVKELKMKQE, via the coding sequence ATGTCCTCGCTACCGGTGACTCAAGATGATTACAATGCTGCTTCGTTCAAGGCTCCCACACCGAGACAAGTGCTTAGGGTGGCATTAAATCTAAAGTTTTTGATCGATAAAGttataccaattgattaTGATATTAATCAAGTTACCTGCCAACACTCTAGAATTTTAAATCATCAAGTTATTCAATTGACTAGAGAAGCATGTGGTGGTAATCGCAATGATAAAGAAAGCTTGAGAAAATACCAGAGTGTGTTGCTATTCGCACTTCTAAAAGTATCTGGTTGGTATAATGAATTAAGTGTTAAGGAATTGCACAATACAGAATTGTACAAGTTACGTTCCATTGCTGCGCAGCATCTGTGTAAGATCAttattgaatttgaagaaaatgtgGATTTACATTACTTGTTTTTGCAAATGCTATTGCACCGTTATTCCATGAACGAGAATGATGTTGATAGTGAACCGCTCTCTGTTGTGGAATTGGCTGCTGATATGCATGCAACTATTGTGATTGGCTCAAGtggatttcaaagatgtaTTTCATGGTTATGGAGAGGTTGGATTATCCAAGCACCTGACGAACCAACGACATTTGTTCGTGATGCAACAATTTCGTCGATGTCATTCAAAGATCATTTTAGCCCTGAGAGGATTAAAACTCCCAAGTACCAAAATATCTTGCAAATTAGCTTTTccattttgtttttgatTTTGTATACTTTGGTGgttaatgaaaaggattcAACCCATGTGGAACCATTTGATTTAGCGGAAGTTATTTTTTACTGCTTTACTCTGGGCAATTTAATTGACGAAGCTGTTAAAATCTATTACATTGGGTTTGCCTATTTGGCATTTTGGAATGTTTTTAACGATACGTTATACACCATTATTGGTGTATCATTCGTGTTAAGAGTTGTCAGTCTAGGTCTTGTTTCTACCAAGTATTCTGCCGAATCCTGGGATATGCTCTCTTACAGAATCCTATCCTGTGCAGCACCTTTTGTTTGGTCTCGACTATTACTTTACTTGGAATCTGTACAATTTGTGGGTTTGATGCTGGTGGTCTTGAAATTTATGATGACGGAATCAATTGTCTTCTTCGTCATGTTGCTATTGATTATGATTGGATTTTTGCAAGGATTTATCGGATTAGATGCATCTGATGGTAATATTGAAATTGCTGGCCCCATTATGAGGAATTTAGTTATGACTGTGGTCGGAGCAGGCGGATTTGAtactttcaaatcatttGCACCACCTTATGCCGCTATCCTATGGTACTTCTACTGTTTTATCGTTACTGTTATCTTGTTGAACATCTTAATTGCCTTGTATTCCAATGCCTATCAAAAGGTCGTTGAAAACGCTTCTGATGAATATATGGCATTGATGTGTGAAAAGACACTGAGGTTCATCAGAGCTCCTGATGAATACGTATTCGTCCCGCCTTTGAACATCATCGAACTCGCATTAAAACCACTGGAATACATTATATCTGAGAAAAACTCCGACAGACTCACCCACTTTATCATGTGTGCCATCTACAGTCCAACTTTACTTATCGTAGCGATCTTAGAGGTTCGTACCGCTAAGCGTATTCAGTACAACAGAATGACTAAACTGCAAGATGACGCCAACGAAAGCGATGAAGTTTGGGACTTAACAGATGGATTCGTGGATAACGGTagtaatcttttctttgatgaGAACAATGACGGTATTCATGACACTAGAGTCAAAAACAGCAGAGCTCTTAAGAAACAAATAGAAGCCGAAAGAGCTGACCCTCATTTTCCAGTATCACCCGAATGGCATaagaaagtgaagaaaTCTGTTCAACCGGTGCAAGAAGGTTTCCAAACTGGTGTCGGTTGGGAATTGTTTGATCTGTACAATCAAGCTGAGACTAGGTACAAAAAATCGGAAAATAAAGTAGACGAATTGACACAGGCTGTCAATGAACTCGTTACACTAgtcaaggaattgaaaatgaaacaGGAATAG
- the APP1 gene encoding phosphatidate phosphatase APP1 (similar to uniprot|P53933 Saccharomyces cerevisiae YNL094W APP1 Protein of unknown function interacts with Rvs161p and Rvs167p computational analysis of protein-protein interactions in large-scale studies suggests a possible role in actin filament organization): protein MDAYGEEFTTGTTSTNDSHTSTTTTTASAGLGRRQRFMNLVKTTKNVYLPSLTSTISQKTESFRSHEEYQPFYNLSLDSDIVFYPTYTTQTDKGYETSVRFVLCAPGNPHSRRNRILLSLCRQYLLPRNVSDMDQEILDAKLNDAFAASDTRSLVSNGSSDNASTMTGGSSISTGTNDAESIHNSMVQNEYETLKERIAGFLERKIVNIPIIVDAFTDEGQGSYETTFVNTDNMGYVETRLRTSFKPKNIRVTVDTPHDFPKVITHEFPTNFIKPQGFGLISDIDDTIKHTGVTGDKRSMFRNVFVQDFSSWDIEGVSRWYRTLSDSRDVDFFYVSNSPMQFYNTLQDYIRANFPWGPMFLKQYSGNLLSSFWSSSADRKLGSINQILKDFPEKKFFLVGDSGEQDFEAYISAFLKYPDQIAGIYIRCCKNSLSDMGLRETEVMQSLNDMIQKEYMGGIKKRSPPAIPRKKPQLTSEQEEMVLKSRPSALNIKQRPVPPNLPPRNAQPPWIDEELTDTQNGYHLYDNFFDKRADQWRHRVYAGLQQLKRVRGEGQVRLMFFTDTELSLESSMQAIGSITK, encoded by the coding sequence ATGGACGCCTACGGGGAGGAGTTTACAACCGGTACCACCAGTACTAATGATAGCCATACCAgtactaccaccaccactgCTTCTGCAGGTCTAGGGAGAAGGCAGCGGTTTATGAATTTGGTCAAAACTACTAAAAATGTGTACCTCCCATCACTGACATCTACAATATCTCAGAAGACCGAGAGTTTCAGAAGTCATGAAGAGTATCAACCGTTTTACAACTTGTCCTTGGATTCTGACATCGTGTTTTACCCAACTTATACCACGCAGACCGACAAGGGTTACGAGACTTCAGTTAGATTTGTCCTCTGTGCTCCTGGTAATCCACATAGTAGAAGAAATAGAATCCTGTTATCATTATGCAGGCAATATTTATTACCTCGAAATGTTAGTGACATGGATCAAGAAATCCTGGATGCCAAATTGAACGACGCCTTTGCAGCAAGTGACACTAGATCTCTGGTTAGCAATGGTTCTAGTGATAATGCGAGTACTATGACTGGTGGTTCTAGCATAAGTACCGGTACTAACGATGCTGAGAGTATACACAATAGCATGGTACAAAATGAATACGagactttgaaagaacGTATCGCAGGCTTTCTAGAACGCAAAATTGTCAACATTCCAATTATTGTGGATGCCTTTACGGATGAAGGCCAAGGATCTTATGAGACGACGTTTGTTAATACAGATAATATGGGTTATGTGGAAACGAGATTAAGAACTAGTTTCAAACCAAAAAACATTAGAGTAACAGTGGATACCCCACACGATTTCCCCAAAGTCATTACGCATGAATTTCCAACTAATTTCATTAAACCTCAGGGATTTGGTTTAATAAGTGATATTGATGATACCATAAAGCATACAGGTGTTACTGGAGATAAGAGGTCGATGTTCCGTAACGTATTTGTTCAGGATTTTTCCAGTTGGGATATTGAAGGTGTTTCTAGATGGTATAGAACACTCAGCGACAGCAGAGATGTGGATTTCTTCTATGTGTCAAATTCACCGATGCAATTTTACAATACTTTACAAGACTATATTAGGGCCAATTTTCCTTGGGGCCCAATGTTCCTCAAGCAATATTCTGGTAATTTACTTTCGAGCTTTTGGAGTTCAAGTGCCGACAGAAAACTGGGGTCTATAAACCAAATATTGAAAGACTTCCCTGAAAAGAAGTTCTTTCTCGTAGGAGATTCTGGTGAACAGGATTTTGAAGCGTACATCTCtgcatttttgaaatatcCAGATCAAATTGCTGGTATCTATATCCGCTGTTGTAAGAATTCGTTAAGTGATATGGGCCTTAGAGAAACTGAAGTTATGCAATCACTTAATGATATGATTCAAAAGGAATACATGGGAGGGATTAAAAAAAGGTCACCGCCAGCTATACCAAGGAAGAAGCCACAGTTGACATCTGAACAAGAGGAAATGGTATTAAAATCACGTCCATCGGCTCTTAATATTAAGCAACGTCCAGTTCCACCAAATTTACCACCTAGAAATGCACAACCACCTTGGATCGACGAAGAACTGACAGATACACAAAATGGGTATCATCTCTACGATAATTTTTTCGATAAAAGAGCAGATCAATGGAGGCACAGGGTTTATGCTGGATTACAGCAGTTGAAGAGGGTTCGTGGTGAAGGTCAAGTACGATTAATGTTTTTCACGGATACGGAATTATCACTGGAAAGCAGCATGCAAGCTATAGGTTCAATAACTAaataa
- the PTC5 gene encoding type 2C protein phosphatase PTC5 (similar to uniprot|Q12511 Saccharomyces cerevisiae YOR090C PTC5 Mitochondrially localized type 2C protein phosphatase contains Mg2 /Mn2 -dependent casein phosphatase activity in vitro but in vivo substrates are unknown): MSRVTQAVALRTSKALLRGLSRKNMNKLIRRTYFVGGTKSTHNQPFRKSGLFGSGKELNFALVGGGLLVLTYSYLSPNNVVSLDTVKGIRQFTSSANDGRSNSQGSGSVGNSGGGNGNNGGGSGQGESIMLLSDNEVNAKLTNHQQSYLVERGKGVLRYDISQLPSNNPIEDNHVEQIVTVPSTTASGQTEEEDLSFFGVFDGHSGAFTSSRLAKDLVQYVAHQLGQVYSQGADILSSSEKMDGAIEKGFLTLDNDIVYGSLQALFQSPSKETMIAALPAISGSCALLSIYNSANSTLKVALTGDSRALLCELDSENNWFVKSLSTDQTGDNPSEVERVRSEHPDEPNAVRNGRILGSLQPSRAFGDYRYKIKDIDGKTLSELPEHLRIYFRSKPRDFLTPPYVTAKPEITTTKIGPNSKFMVIGSDGLFELLSNEEVAGLVVRWMESNMSPKVPCAFPKGKLPEVKDISTDSESMRPAFRYKRQQGKKNTAEYLLEDKNVATHLIRNALSSGGNKEYVSTLVSIPSSLSRKYRDDLTVTVVFFGEPSGQQPSNVDGTIILNNDATTQPKPKL; encoded by the coding sequence ATGTCTCGAGTAACACAGGCTGTAGCTCTGAGGACTTCCAAAGCCCTTCTCAGGGGGCTTTCGAGGAAAAATATGAACAAGTTAATCCGTAGAACTTATTTCGTTGGGGGAACGAAGTCTACTCACAATCAGCCGTTTCGCAAGTCTGGGTTGTTTGGTTCCGGGAAAGAACTGAACTTTGCCCTTGTCGGTGGTGGATTACTAGTTTTGACGTATTCTTACCTTTCGCCAAATAATGTGGTTTCACTGGATACTGTTAAAGGAATTCGTCAATTTACCAGCAGTGCCAACGATGGACGCAGTAATAGTCAAGGATCAGGTTCTGTTGGTAATAGTGGTGGTGGGAATGGTAacaatggtggtggtagcGGTCAAGGAGAATCCATCATGTTGTTAAGTGATAATGAAGTTAATGCCAAACTAACGAACCACCAACAATCTTATTTAGTCGAAAGAGGTAAGGGTGTTCTTCGTTATGATATTTCACAATTGCCTTCCAACAACCCAATAGAGGATAACCATGTGGAACAGATTGTTACGGTACCATCTACGACAGCATCAGGACAAactgaggaagaagatcttTCATTCTTTGGTGTATTTGACGGACATAGTGGGGCATTTACGTCTAGCCGATTGGCTAAAGATTTAGTACAGTATGTGGCACACCAATTGGGACAGGTTTACTCCCAAGGAGCAGATATCTTGTCGTCATCAGAAAAGATGGATGGTGCAATCGAAAAAGGGTTTCTAACACTGGATAACGATATCGTCTATGGATCTTTACAGGCACTCTTCCAGTCCCCATCAAAGGAAACGATGATTGCAGCATTACCAGCCATATCAGGTTCGTGTGCCCTGTTGAGTATTTACAATTCTGCAAATTCCACATTGAAAGTTGCATTAACGGGGGATTCAAGGGCATTGTTGTGTGAATTGGATAGCGAAAACAATTGGTTTGTAAAATCGCTATCAACAGATCAAACTGGTGATAATCCAAGTGAGGTGGAAAGAGTACGTTCAGAACATCCAGATGAGCCTAACGCTGTGCGTAATGGTAGGATTCTTGGTTCTTTACAACCTTCGAGGGCATTTGGTGATTACCGCTACAAAATCAAGGATATCGATGGCAAAACTTTATCAGAATTACCAGAACATTTGAGAATCTATTTCAGATCTAAACCTCGTGATTTCCTTACACCGCCATATGTAACCGCCAAGCCTGAAAttactaccaccaagatTGGTccaaattccaaatttatGGTCATTGGTTCAGACGGTCTTTTCGAATTATTGAGCAACGAAGAGGTTGCGGGATTAGTTGTACGTTGGATGGAATCAAATATGTCACCTAAGGTGCCCTGTGCTTTTCCCAAGGGGAAGCTACCAGAGGTCAAAGATATCTCTACAGATTCAGAATCTATGAGACCTGCATTCCGTTACAAGCGTCAGCAGGGTAAGAAAAATACCGCCGAATACTTACTAGAGGACAAAAATGTCGCTACCCATCTCATACGTAACGCCCTAAGTTCAGGTGGTAACAAGGAATATGTGTCTACACTGGTAAGCATTCCATCATCACTCAGTAGAAAGTATAGAGATGATCTGACGGTAACTGTAGTATTTTTTGGAGAACCAAGTGGGCAACAACCATCTAACGTCGATGGTACCATAATACTAAATAATGATGCCACTACGCAACCAAAACCAAAGCTTTAA